Proteins encoded by one window of Arachis ipaensis cultivar K30076 chromosome B04, Araip1.1, whole genome shotgun sequence:
- the LOC107636080 gene encoding uncharacterized protein LOC107636080, with protein sequence MLADPKEARAGIKEVYFFPFNPGDKRTALTYIESDGNWHRSSKGAPEQILNLCNCKEDVRRKAMQLLLSLLTVGSDLWGLLDRKYLRNSSTCRQIEILRIRLPVMVAAMVGVEGGFPPVPSGLPDLLPLLRLTRSRHMLRF encoded by the exons ATGCTTGCTGATCCAAAGGAG GCAAGAGCTGGAATCAAGGAGGTCTATTTTTTCCCTTTCAATCCTGGAGACAAGAGGACTGCTCTAACTTACATTGAATCTGATGGAAATTGGCATAGATCTAGCAAAGGTGCTCCTGAGCAG ATATTGAACCTCTGCAACTGCAAAGAGGATGTGAGGAGAAAGGCTATGCAACTATTGTTAAGTTTGCTGACCGTGGGCTCCGATCTTTGGGGGTTGCTAGACAG GAAGTACCTGAGAAAttcgtcg ACATGTCGACAGATAGAGATATTGCGAATTAGGCTGCCGGTCATGGTCGCAGCCATGGTCGGGGTAGAGGGAGGGTTTCCTCCAGTACCCTCAGGACTTCCGGATCTTCTCCCTTTGCTCCGACTAACCCGGTCACGCCACATGTTGCGGTTTTAG